From the genome of Sylvia atricapilla isolate bSylAtr1 chromosome 26, bSylAtr1.pri, whole genome shotgun sequence, one region includes:
- the UBXN6 gene encoding UBX domain-containing protein 6, which yields MRKFFQEIKADLKFKTAGPGQKLSEPSRAPREKAKAEAAPKPRRAPTDEAQRAAAAALARLELKPKAKAPCSSQDAIKSQVRKELMAEAAASEKRLSVEEEEEEGAAAPSVSGIYFICPLTGAIVRKDQKEKQLREAIQAYSSVDPVAASIMEIQTFNKDRDKVRACVETMAKYLDNIYLHPEEEKYRKIKLQNKVFQERISCLEGTHKFFQAVGFETKTLPVPGQESTEEFYVLKEEMLSRLEELKEHREQLLSSEPVRARLHRQLTVFRPSPAAARFDLPHDFFSLTAEELRREQRLRTEAVEKAAMLRTRAMREKEEQREMRRYNYTLLRVRFPDGYILQGTFYARESVSVLYNFVREALRDDWLPFELLGPGGLKLTDENLAFNECGLVPSALLSLAWDAAVMADVEAAQKEEEEQRCPLRPELLDAAQTLS from the exons ATGCGCAAGTTCTTCCAGGAGATCAAGGCCGACCTGAAGTTCAAGACGGCGGGCCCCGGGCAGAAGCTCTCGGAGCCTTCCCG GGCCCCCAGGGAGAAGGCGAAGGCCGAGGCGGCCCCGaagccccgccgggccccgaCCGATGAGGCGCAGagggcggcggccgcggcgctcGCCCGCCTGGAGCTGAAGCCCAAGGCCAAGGCGCCGTGCTCCTCCCAGGACGCCATCAAGAGCCAGG TGAGGAAAGAGCTGATGGCCGAGGCAGCTGCCAGCGAGAAGAGGCTCTCcgtggaggaggag gaggaggaaggggcagctgctccctctgtCTCAGGGATTTATTTCATCTGCCCCTTGACTGGTGCCATCGTGAGGAAAgaccagaaggaaaagcagctccgAGAAGCCATCCAGGCA TATTCCTCCGTGGACCCAGTGGCTGCTTCCATCATGGAGATCCAGACCTTCAACAAGGACCGGGACAAGGTCCGTGCGTGCGTGGAGACCATGGCCAA GTACCTGGATAACATTTATCTCCATCCAGAGGAGGAGAAATACCGGAAAATCAAACTGCAGAACAAGGTGTTTCAG gaaagGATAAGCTGcttggaagggacacacaaaTTTTTCCAGGCTGTGGGGTTTGAGACAAAAACGCTGCCTGTTCCAGGACAAG AGAGCACGGAGGAGTTCTACGTGCTGAAGGAGGAGATGCTgagcaggctggaggagctgaaggagcacagggagcagctgctgagctcgGAGCCCGTGCGGGCGCGGCTGCACCGGCAGCTGACGGTGTTCCGGCCGTCGCCCGCGGCCGCGCGCTTCGACCTGCCCCACGACTTCTTCAGCCTGACTGCGGAGGAGCTGCGCCGGGAACAGCGGCTCCG GACCGAGGCGGTGGAGAAGGCGGCGATGCTCAGGACCAGGGCCATGCGcgagaaggaggagcagagggagatgAGGAGGTACAACTACACCCTGCTCCGGGTGCGTTTCCCCGATGGATACATCCTGCAAG GGACTTTTTATGCCCGAGAATCAGTATCTGTGCTCTACAACTTTGTGAGAGAAGCGCTCAGAGATGACTGGCTGCCCTTTGAGCTCCTGGGACCTGGAGGTCTCAAACTGACTGATGAGAACTTGGCCTTCAATGAATGTGGGTTg GTGCCCTCGGCGCTGCTGAGCCTGGCCTG